A genomic region of Gemmata massiliana contains the following coding sequences:
- a CDS encoding sigma-70 family RNA polymerase sigma factor: MADAHALARLATLAHTGLPDHALLNRFASDRDECAFATLVERHGPVVLDVARAVLRHAQDAEDVFQASFLVLARNASTIRTRTSIGCWLHGVARRIALKARRSRMRRARHEAVPHATVSVPGDELTWGEVRVLIHDELARLPDALRAPVLLCHLEGLTLDEAAARLELSRSTLRRHLDRARAVLRQRLARRGLAAAAITFPTSISNAVPPLTVLETARSAVRFAAGFAEPTRAVELANGAMSAMTAMRMKLGLLLVATFSTVGVVLAGIQMGTGPQKADLPTAPAPVAKPADKPLAKSETDDEKLQGAWTVTGDDSPFEVGAKWVFKNGRLERPGEKNAPKPEAELNTWYKLDPKQNPRTIDLTYQLGTDGPVVFTEKGIYAIEGNELKFCTVASGKERPKSFSKAMGRTLILKREPPAKATFLEQREGKPPMRTVFVSLELTNTRSEPVWLLIRYSGDKPLPESGKFLATENIPQAFVGDRYAIAKGSETSEVVRVSFIGGFQAFYLAPESTVRFDRYPIECWKDVDQIEVWEVPALRVNGNTVLEEWLPYRTKSDINVRVPADAPATNLDWDARTAKSRTDYPKERVEFVRAEPVRKWLLPIKKPEKTPLEALQGTWYPIALEFDGLQKTGDALNASLGEMEIKGDTIAQSFGDYERQSKIKIDATTNPKSFDLLEHPTDAEEKRGGKRTGLGIYDLTGDTLTMAVSGEGVRPTGFKTTADSKFAVYTYTRKPPAKPEKAPPEFVSGEATLYLGREGLDGAPEDTAKKQIPDKAVLAKFLACFPELGRGKEAPNPGGLKANITFRFTDKEGKSITVYSTWTEWSEGQGVWPVKTNLMKLTGELFERPILIDRGTITGLWEFVKAEKGGQNENLPLIVLRAIGDKLILGGNDKLVWDNKWGINYAIDPSKSPKEIDLVFLDGAERRLRHGIYTVKDNALMICFDTNGKNRPTEFNTTKSRDHSLWVFKRWSTETTPASATGDLDKLRKKLRSGTPEEKLRALTTIHDLQAIKLIPDVIEAIADPTALPRESDTGWGFVGHQAATVMCELARVLDGTDRRGRRDYTFHDDQYKGGEKLKELGRLEEVRKNWSRWHIDRK, encoded by the coding sequence ATGGCCGATGCGCACGCACTCGCGCGACTCGCGACTCTGGCCCACACCGGGCTTCCCGATCACGCGCTGTTGAACCGGTTTGCATCGGACCGCGACGAATGCGCGTTCGCGACCCTGGTGGAACGCCACGGGCCGGTCGTACTTGATGTCGCACGTGCCGTACTGCGTCACGCCCAGGATGCAGAAGACGTGTTCCAAGCGTCGTTCCTGGTGCTCGCGCGCAACGCCAGCACGATCCGCACACGCACCTCGATCGGGTGCTGGTTGCACGGGGTTGCACGGCGAATCGCACTGAAAGCCCGGCGCTCGCGTATGAGGCGCGCGCGTCACGAGGCCGTCCCGCACGCAACAGTGTCGGTGCCCGGGGATGAGTTGACATGGGGCGAAGTCCGCGTGCTGATCCACGACGAACTCGCGCGACTCCCCGACGCGCTCCGCGCGCCCGTGCTCTTGTGCCACCTGGAAGGGCTCACGCTCGACGAAGCCGCCGCGCGCCTGGAACTCTCGCGCAGCACCCTGCGGCGGCACCTGGACCGGGCGCGTGCGGTTCTGCGTCAGCGGCTCGCGCGGCGCGGACTGGCCGCGGCCGCGATCACCTTCCCGACATCGATTTCCAACGCGGTTCCGCCGCTGACCGTTCTCGAAACGGCCCGGTCCGCTGTTCGATTCGCCGCCGGGTTCGCGGAACCCACGCGCGCCGTCGAACTCGCTAACGGAGCAATGTCCGCTATGACCGCCATGCGAATGAAGCTCGGGCTGCTACTCGTCGCCACTTTCAGCACTGTGGGGGTTGTACTGGCCGGTATCCAGATGGGAACCGGCCCTCAAAAAGCAGACCTCCCGACCGCGCCCGCTCCCGTGGCCAAACCCGCAGACAAACCACTTGCCAAGTCCGAAACCGACGACGAGAAACTGCAAGGCGCATGGACCGTCACCGGCGACGACAGCCCGTTTGAGGTGGGCGCGAAGTGGGTGTTCAAGAACGGCCGGCTCGAGAGACCCGGGGAGAAGAATGCGCCCAAGCCAGAGGCGGAGCTCAACACGTGGTACAAACTCGACCCCAAGCAAAATCCCAGAACGATTGATCTCACGTATCAGCTGGGAACCGATGGTCCGGTCGTGTTCACCGAGAAGGGTATCTACGCGATTGAGGGAAATGAACTGAAGTTCTGTACGGTCGCTAGTGGCAAAGAACGGCCAAAGTCGTTCTCGAAGGCGATGGGGCGCACGCTGATACTCAAGCGCGAGCCACCCGCCAAAGCAACCTTCCTGGAACAGCGCGAGGGCAAGCCGCCGATGCGCACCGTGTTCGTGTCCCTGGAATTGACCAACACGCGGAGCGAACCGGTTTGGCTGCTCATCCGGTATTCGGGGGACAAACCGCTCCCGGAATCGGGTAAGTTCTTGGCGACCGAGAACATCCCGCAGGCATTCGTCGGGGATCGCTACGCAATTGCCAAAGGCAGTGAGACGAGTGAAGTGGTTCGCGTGAGCTTCATCGGCGGCTTCCAAGCCTTCTACCTCGCTCCCGAATCGACCGTGCGCTTCGACCGATACCCGATCGAGTGCTGGAAAGATGTGGATCAGATCGAAGTCTGGGAAGTGCCTGCACTCCGCGTGAACGGAAATACGGTGCTCGAAGAGTGGCTCCCCTACCGAACAAAGAGCGACATAAACGTCCGTGTCCCCGCGGACGCGCCCGCGACCAACCTCGACTGGGACGCGCGGACGGCCAAGTCGCGCACCGACTACCCGAAGGAGCGCGTCGAGTTCGTGCGCGCCGAACCGGTCCGGAAATGGCTCCTGCCAATCAAAAAGCCCGAAAAAACACCGCTCGAAGCGCTTCAGGGCACCTGGTACCCGATTGCCCTTGAGTTCGACGGTCTGCAAAAGACCGGAGACGCTCTCAACGCTTCTTTGGGCGAGATGGAGATCAAAGGCGATACGATCGCGCAATCGTTCGGGGATTACGAGCGACAATCGAAAATCAAGATCGACGCCACTACGAACCCCAAGTCCTTCGATCTACTCGAGCACCCGACCGACGCCGAGGAGAAGAGGGGTGGTAAGCGAACCGGGTTGGGAATCTATGACCTCACCGGCGACACGCTGACAATGGCCGTATCGGGCGAAGGAGTGCGGCCAACCGGGTTCAAGACCACCGCCGACTCCAAGTTCGCCGTTTACACCTACACGCGCAAGCCGCCTGCGAAGCCCGAAAAGGCGCCGCCGGAATTCGTCTCGGGGGAAGCTACGCTCTACTTGGGGCGCGAGGGTTTAGACGGCGCACCGGAAGACACGGCGAAGAAACAGATCCCGGACAAAGCCGTGCTCGCCAAGTTTTTGGCCTGCTTCCCGGAGTTGGGGCGCGGGAAGGAAGCACCTAATCCTGGTGGCTTGAAGGCGAACATCACCTTCCGATTTACAGATAAAGAAGGCAAATCGATCACGGTCTACAGCACGTGGACGGAATGGAGCGAGGGCCAGGGCGTCTGGCCGGTGAAAACTAATCTCATGAAGCTCACCGGGGAACTGTTCGAGCGGCCGATCCTCATCGACCGGGGAACCATCACGGGCCTGTGGGAGTTCGTGAAAGCCGAAAAGGGTGGACAGAACGAAAATCTGCCACTCATCGTACTTCGTGCAATCGGCGACAAACTGATACTCGGTGGTAACGACAAGCTTGTTTGGGATAACAAGTGGGGGATTAATTACGCGATCGACCCGAGCAAGTCGCCGAAAGAGATCGATTTAGTCTTCCTGGATGGAGCGGAGAGACGGCTCAGGCACGGCATCTACACGGTGAAGGACAACGCCCTGATGATTTGCTTTGACACTAACGGCAAAAATCGGCCCACCGAGTTCAACACCACTAAAAGTCGCGACCATTCCTTGTGGGTCTTCAAACGCTGGAGCACCGAAACAACACCGGCATCCGCCACAGGCGACCTCGACAAGCTGAGGAAGAAGCTCCGGAGCGGCACGCCCGAAGAGAAGCTACGCGCGCTGACCACGATTCACGATCTGCAAGCTATCAAGCTGATTCCGGACGTGATCGAGGCCATCGCCGATCCGACCGCGCTCCCACGCGAGAGCGACACGGGGTGGGGGTTTGTCGGGCACCAAGCGGCGACCGTAATGTGCGAGCTGGCACGAGTGCTGGACGGTACCGACCGGCGCGGGCGCCGGGACTACACGTTCCACGACGACCAGTACAAGGGCGGCGAGAAGCTCAAGGAACTCGGGCGCTTGGAAGAGGTCCGCAAGAACTGGTCACGCTGGCACATCGACCGGAAGTGA
- the hemC gene encoding hydroxymethylbilane synthase has product MSTAPLRLGTRGSPLALWQANYIADKLRPVAAPRAVELVLIETHGDRDQASALSAMGGFGVFTKAIQSALLDGRADVAVHSLKDLPTIPEPQLELVAVPARGPTGDAFVSRKHKRFDDLPRGATVGTSSLRRRAQVLNRRPDLNLLDLRGNVDTRLRKLDEQNLDAIILAEAGLVRLGLADRITEILDAGWMLPAVGQGAIGLECRTDDAETKSLVTQLRCPDTLARVQAERAMLYALGGGCLVPIGTTSKVLDGVLTVRGAVLSTDGKRRIVATHSGLASAPLALGQELAAMLLAEGANEVL; this is encoded by the coding sequence ATGAGTACCGCCCCCCTTCGACTCGGCACGCGCGGCAGCCCGCTCGCGCTCTGGCAGGCCAACTACATCGCCGACAAACTGCGACCCGTTGCCGCGCCGCGTGCGGTCGAGTTGGTGCTGATCGAGACGCACGGCGACCGCGATCAGGCGTCCGCGCTCTCCGCGATGGGCGGGTTCGGGGTGTTCACGAAGGCCATTCAGAGCGCGCTGCTCGACGGGCGCGCGGACGTGGCCGTCCACAGCCTCAAAGACCTCCCCACGATCCCCGAACCGCAACTCGAACTCGTCGCGGTGCCGGCACGCGGACCGACCGGGGACGCCTTCGTCTCGCGGAAGCACAAGCGGTTCGACGACCTGCCGCGCGGCGCGACCGTGGGCACGAGCAGTTTGCGGCGCCGGGCACAGGTGCTGAACCGGCGCCCGGACCTGAACCTGCTCGACCTGCGCGGGAACGTCGACACGCGGTTGCGGAAGCTCGACGAGCAGAACCTCGACGCCATCATCCTCGCTGAGGCGGGTCTCGTGCGGCTCGGGCTGGCGGACCGGATCACCGAGATCCTCGACGCGGGCTGGATGCTGCCGGCGGTGGGGCAGGGGGCCATCGGGTTGGAGTGCCGCACCGACGACGCGGAAACGAAGAGCCTCGTCACGCAGTTGCGCTGCCCGGACACGCTCGCCCGGGTGCAGGCCGAGCGCGCGATGCTCTACGCACTCGGGGGCGGGTGCCTCGTGCCCATCGGGACCACGTCGAAGGTGCTCGACGGCGTGCTCACGGTGCGCGGGGCCGTGCTCTCGACCGACGGGAAGCGCCGGATCGTCGCGACGCACTCCGGGCTGGCGAGCGCCCCGCTCGCGCTCGGTCAGGAACTCGCCGCGATGCTGCTGGCCGAGGGCGCGAACGAGGTTCTGTAG
- a CDS encoding HIT family protein: MAHDPTCPFCQKLADPKGWPEGEIVWQFPNSVALLGPWQHYTGYCLLVAREHASELSQLGPKRTAFLDEMARLAEAIEACFRPHKLNYELLGNQVRHLHWHIFPRDISDPERLRPVWFALAGADTSADEKQRLETGTVPRAEAVARLRTWFTTNGAPSA; encoded by the coding sequence ATGGCACACGATCCGACCTGCCCCTTTTGCCAGAAGCTTGCCGACCCGAAGGGCTGGCCGGAAGGCGAAATCGTCTGGCAGTTCCCCAATTCTGTCGCGCTCCTCGGGCCGTGGCAGCACTACACCGGGTACTGCCTCCTCGTCGCGCGCGAGCACGCGAGCGAACTCAGTCAGCTCGGTCCGAAGCGAACCGCGTTTCTTGACGAGATGGCCCGGCTCGCCGAAGCGATCGAGGCCTGCTTCCGCCCGCACAAGCTGAACTACGAACTGCTCGGGAACCAGGTGCGGCACCTGCACTGGCACATCTTCCCGCGCGACATCAGCGACCCCGAGCGCCTGCGGCCGGTGTGGTTCGCGCTCGCCGGGGCCGACACCAGTGCGGACGAAAAACAGCGCCTGGAAACGGGCACCGTGCCGCGCGCCGAGGCGGTCGCCCGGCTCCGCACCTGGTTCACGACCAACGGAGCGCCGAGCGCATGA
- the hslV gene encoding ATP-dependent protease subunit HslV, whose translation MSRIRATTILAVRTSSGAAIGGDGQVTLGNIVMKADARKVRKLYDGQVLAGFAGAAADAFSLLDRFEQKLRDFQGSVPKAATELAKEWRTDRVLRRLEAMLVVLDREHLLLVSGTGDVIAPTDNVLAIGSGGPYALAAARALMAHTQLKPAELVRAGLEIAGDLCIYTNRNIDVQELN comes from the coding sequence GTGTCCCGAATTCGCGCTACAACTATTTTAGCAGTTAGAACTTCCAGCGGGGCCGCGATCGGCGGCGACGGGCAGGTTACGCTCGGCAACATCGTCATGAAGGCCGACGCCCGCAAGGTCCGCAAACTGTACGACGGCCAGGTGCTCGCCGGGTTCGCGGGTGCCGCCGCGGACGCTTTCAGCCTGCTCGATCGGTTCGAGCAAAAACTCCGCGATTTCCAGGGTTCCGTGCCAAAAGCCGCGACCGAACTGGCGAAGGAATGGCGGACGGACCGCGTGCTGCGCCGACTGGAAGCGATGCTCGTGGTCCTCGATCGCGAACACTTGCTACTCGTGAGCGGCACCGGCGACGTGATCGCGCCGACCGACAACGTCCTGGCGATCGGGTCCGGCGGCCCCTACGCGCTGGCCGCGGCCCGTGCGCTGATGGCACACACGCAACTGAAGCCGGCCGAATTGGTGCGAGCCGGACTGGAGATCGCGGGCGACTTGTGCATCTACACGAACCGGAACATCGACGTACAGGAACTCAATTAA
- the hslU gene encoding ATP-dependent protease ATPase subunit HslU, whose translation MADSMTPKQIVAELDKYIVGQAAAKKAVAVAIRNRWRRQQLPAELRADVTPKNIILIGPTGVGKTEIARRLASLVGAPFIKVEATKFTEVGYVGRDVESIIRDLTEAAIGLVRQEMRGTVREKAQEKVTERLLDLLVPMPKNTPWEPEQEKEELERRQRTRDKMKAKLEAGELEDRVVELTVEQKATPVQIFSNLGMENMDVDLQGMFDKMMPKNTQPRQLPVKDARKVLLEQETELLIDRAAVVEQAVDRVENHGIVFLDEIDKVCAPGAGHGPDVSRQGVQRDLLPVVEGTTVNTKHGPVRTDHILFIAAGAFHVSKPADLMPELQGRFPIRVELTDLTKPDFLRVLTEPKHALPKQYAELLKTEGVDLEFTRDGLEALADIAFDVNRSNQNIGARRLHTVIEKVVEEVSFNGPDLADKRVVIDGKFVRDKLGPVVQREDLSKFIL comes from the coding sequence ATGGCTGATTCAATGACCCCGAAGCAGATCGTGGCCGAGTTGGACAAGTACATCGTCGGGCAGGCGGCCGCGAAGAAGGCCGTCGCGGTGGCGATCCGCAACCGCTGGCGCCGGCAGCAGCTCCCGGCCGAGTTGCGGGCCGACGTGACGCCCAAAAACATCATCCTCATCGGGCCGACCGGCGTCGGCAAAACCGAGATCGCCCGGCGCCTCGCGTCGCTCGTGGGTGCGCCGTTCATCAAGGTCGAGGCGACCAAGTTCACCGAGGTCGGCTACGTCGGGCGCGACGTGGAGAGCATCATCCGCGACCTGACCGAGGCCGCGATCGGGCTCGTGCGCCAGGAGATGCGCGGCACTGTGCGCGAGAAGGCGCAGGAGAAGGTCACCGAGCGCCTGCTCGATCTGCTCGTTCCGATGCCGAAGAACACCCCGTGGGAACCGGAGCAGGAAAAAGAGGAACTGGAGCGCCGGCAGCGTACACGCGACAAGATGAAGGCGAAGCTCGAAGCGGGCGAATTGGAAGACCGCGTGGTTGAACTAACCGTCGAGCAAAAGGCCACGCCGGTACAGATCTTCTCCAACCTCGGCATGGAGAACATGGACGTCGACTTGCAGGGCATGTTCGACAAGATGATGCCGAAGAACACGCAGCCGCGCCAGCTCCCAGTGAAGGACGCACGCAAGGTGCTGCTCGAACAGGAAACCGAGTTACTCATCGACCGCGCCGCGGTGGTCGAGCAAGCGGTGGACCGCGTCGAGAACCACGGCATCGTCTTCCTCGACGAAATCGACAAGGTGTGTGCCCCGGGAGCGGGTCACGGGCCGGACGTGTCGCGCCAGGGCGTGCAGCGCGACCTGCTCCCCGTGGTCGAGGGCACCACCGTGAACACGAAGCACGGTCCGGTGCGCACGGACCACATCCTGTTCATCGCGGCCGGGGCGTTTCACGTGTCGAAGCCCGCGGACCTGATGCCCGAACTCCAGGGCCGGTTCCCGATCCGCGTGGAACTCACCGACCTCACGAAACCGGACTTCCTCCGCGTGCTTACGGAACCGAAGCACGCGCTCCCGAAACAGTACGCGGAGCTACTCAAAACCGAGGGCGTGGACCTGGAGTTCACACGCGACGGACTGGAAGCACTGGCGGACATCGCGTTTGATGTGAACCGCTCGAACCAGAACATCGGCGCGCGCCGGCTCCACACGGTCATCGAGAAAGTGGTGGAGGAGGTGAGTTTCAACGGCCCGGACCTGGCCGACAAGCGCGTGGTGATTGATGGCAAGTTCGTCCGCGACAAGCTCGGCCCCGTGGTCCAGCGCGAAGACCTGAGCAAGTTCATCCTGTGA
- a CDS encoding PVC-type heme-binding CxxCH protein translates to MPRLISLAALIAFAGPVFAQPKGAGPLPPEKALAALKVADGFQVELFAAEPMLINPTSIDVDHKGRVWVAEAVNYRRKNFGRPIIRKEGDRIVVLVDAKGEGKATEAKTFYQGEELYGPLGVCVAPYADGKGQRVFVCQSPDILVFEDKDGDLKADGPPKKFLTGFGGFDHDHGVHGLNIGPDGKLYFTVGDGGLTGLQSSDGKGKKWVTNTTDCQKGTVWRCDAGGTNLELIAHNFRNNYECCVNSFGEVWLSDNDDDGNQQTRICFVMPGGNYGYGPRGPGQSHWHEEQPGIVHKTLRTGQGSPTGITFYEGALFPKKYQGALLHCDCAPSEVRWFFPKPKGAGYELDKELLLTSSDPWFRPSDVCVAPDGSIFVADWYDRGVGGHGMGDPTDGRIYRITPKGHKGYKVPAFDRNKFEDFIDGLGSPCIATRFYAAEIAQPLGAIRQKDMLDDILANAAKRHGQSAGVTQTRALWLLSEASIDMYGWSLLDEKDPADQKISHPFQVRQISQFYPDFSTIPEKFHVPLQKTFDANTPEVRRELLLSLRNAKPTFAMPFIFAGAKLYDGQDHFYRAALNIACGTDPKRRDAILADFDKHFPEWNDKVADLVWELRPKSVLPRLGKLLTDPKLTAAQKARVVDILATSDELAAGVTMLDVLKSDAAPEMKARAIESLKLFLPTKWKDLQTGPALASALDTLLANEKTVVTGLQLVAAANAVSRVDAVAAIAKNKDAALDLRKEAVRTLGKLPDDKSVSALVEAGSPENPLSVACIQALGDLLPKGQQPPKFAAVALDSLVRGINAGDRGTPELKSACLAALAGNRAGSQWLLDAHAKGDLPKELLAEAGRLLRNSPYADLANRAKLAFPAPGKLNPKSLPAVAELARRGGDVARGKAVWTASLTGAAQCAKCHMVRGTGGQVGPDLSMIGKKISRENLYESLLTPSKAIADQYIQHSVTTTADVTVSGLLVSDTPAAITLRDANGKDTTVLKKDIEGQVRKLKTSIMPEDIVAALNEDELVDLVAYLETLKTAALTPDSFRIVGPFPAKGMDEALDTEYGPEKGAFDPKATFRLQLPKTIGEFAIGEWKTIRPDGKGYFDLAANHGSGSTNSASYMYVEIESPSDQSAEILLGPDDGARVWVNGKDVFVSRESKAAAPEAQKVPVKLIKGKNTVLLKIANGNNPHGFYFSLTSADETKVVPKP, encoded by the coding sequence ATGCCCCGACTCATTTCCCTGGCCGCATTGATCGCGTTCGCCGGGCCGGTGTTCGCCCAACCGAAGGGCGCCGGGCCGCTCCCGCCCGAAAAGGCGCTTGCCGCGCTCAAGGTCGCGGACGGTTTCCAGGTGGAACTGTTTGCCGCGGAACCGATGCTGATTAACCCCACGAGCATTGATGTCGATCACAAGGGGCGCGTGTGGGTCGCAGAGGCCGTGAATTATCGGCGCAAAAACTTTGGCCGGCCGATCATTCGGAAGGAGGGCGACCGGATCGTTGTGCTGGTTGATGCGAAGGGGGAGGGGAAAGCGACCGAGGCGAAGACGTTCTACCAGGGCGAGGAACTGTACGGCCCGCTCGGTGTGTGCGTCGCGCCTTACGCGGACGGCAAGGGACAGCGCGTGTTTGTGTGCCAGTCGCCCGACATCCTCGTGTTCGAGGACAAGGACGGCGACCTGAAGGCCGACGGCCCGCCGAAGAAGTTCCTCACCGGTTTCGGCGGGTTCGACCACGACCACGGCGTTCACGGGCTGAACATCGGACCGGATGGCAAGTTGTACTTCACCGTCGGCGACGGCGGCCTGACCGGGCTTCAGTCGAGCGACGGGAAGGGCAAGAAGTGGGTGACTAACACCACCGACTGCCAGAAGGGGACCGTGTGGCGCTGCGACGCTGGCGGCACCAACCTGGAACTGATCGCGCACAACTTCCGCAACAACTACGAGTGCTGTGTCAACAGTTTTGGCGAAGTGTGGCTCTCGGACAATGACGACGATGGTAATCAGCAAACTCGCATCTGTTTCGTGATGCCGGGCGGAAACTACGGCTACGGTCCGCGCGGTCCCGGTCAGTCGCACTGGCACGAGGAGCAACCCGGGATCGTTCACAAGACGCTGCGAACGGGGCAGGGCAGCCCGACCGGGATCACGTTCTACGAAGGTGCGCTGTTCCCCAAGAAGTACCAAGGCGCGCTACTGCACTGTGACTGCGCGCCGTCGGAAGTCCGCTGGTTCTTCCCGAAGCCGAAGGGCGCGGGGTACGAACTCGATAAGGAACTGCTCTTAACGAGCAGCGACCCGTGGTTCCGGCCGTCGGACGTGTGCGTGGCCCCGGACGGCAGCATCTTCGTGGCCGACTGGTACGACCGCGGTGTCGGTGGGCACGGCATGGGCGACCCCACCGACGGCCGCATCTACCGAATTACACCGAAGGGCCACAAGGGGTACAAGGTGCCGGCCTTCGACCGGAATAAGTTTGAAGACTTTATCGACGGTCTCGGATCGCCGTGCATCGCTACTCGATTTTACGCCGCCGAAATCGCGCAGCCTCTCGGTGCAATTCGGCAGAAGGACATGCTCGATGATATCCTCGCGAATGCAGCAAAGCGGCACGGGCAAAGTGCAGGTGTTACACAAACGCGAGCACTGTGGCTGCTAAGCGAGGCGTCCATCGATATGTATGGTTGGTCTTTGCTCGACGAAAAGGATCCAGCGGATCAGAAAATCTCGCATCCGTTCCAAGTTCGCCAAATTTCACAGTTCTACCCGGACTTCAGCACCATTCCGGAGAAATTTCACGTCCCGTTGCAGAAAACATTCGACGCGAATACCCCCGAAGTTCGGCGAGAATTGCTGCTCTCGCTTCGCAATGCAAAGCCAACTTTCGCCATGCCTTTTATTTTCGCGGGAGCCAAACTCTACGACGGCCAGGACCACTTCTACCGTGCCGCTCTCAACATCGCGTGCGGGACCGATCCGAAGCGGCGCGACGCGATCCTCGCGGACTTCGACAAGCACTTCCCGGAGTGGAACGACAAGGTCGCGGACCTCGTGTGGGAACTGCGGCCGAAGTCCGTGCTCCCGCGGCTCGGCAAGCTGCTCACCGATCCCAAACTGACCGCGGCGCAGAAGGCCCGCGTGGTCGACATCCTCGCCACGAGCGACGAACTCGCGGCCGGCGTCACGATGTTAGACGTGCTGAAGAGCGACGCGGCACCGGAAATGAAGGCTCGCGCCATCGAGAGCCTGAAACTCTTCCTCCCGACGAAGTGGAAGGATCTGCAAACCGGCCCGGCACTCGCATCGGCGCTCGACACACTACTCGCCAACGAGAAGACGGTTGTCACGGGGCTTCAACTCGTTGCCGCTGCGAACGCAGTGAGTCGCGTCGACGCAGTGGCCGCGATCGCCAAGAACAAGGACGCCGCGCTCGACCTGCGCAAAGAAGCGGTTCGCACGCTCGGCAAACTGCCGGACGACAAGAGCGTGTCTGCACTCGTTGAGGCAGGCAGCCCGGAGAACCCGCTTTCGGTCGCGTGCATTCAGGCGCTCGGCGACCTGCTCCCGAAGGGGCAACAACCGCCCAAGTTCGCGGCCGTGGCCCTCGATTCACTCGTGCGCGGCATCAATGCCGGCGACCGTGGAACGCCCGAACTCAAGTCTGCGTGCTTGGCGGCGCTGGCCGGTAACCGCGCCGGGAGTCAGTGGTTACTCGACGCCCACGCGAAGGGCGATCTCCCGAAAGAACTGCTCGCCGAAGCCGGGCGCCTGTTGCGGAACTCGCCCTACGCGGACCTCGCGAACCGGGCGAAGCTCGCGTTCCCGGCGCCGGGCAAGTTGAACCCCAAGAGCCTCCCCGCGGTCGCAGAACTGGCTCGGCGCGGCGGTGATGTGGCACGCGGGAAGGCTGTGTGGACCGCGAGCCTCACCGGGGCGGCCCAGTGCGCGAAGTGCCACATGGTTCGCGGAACCGGCGGGCAGGTCGGCCCGGACCTGTCGATGATTGGCAAGAAGATCAGCCGCGAGAACCTGTACGAGTCGCTGCTGACGCCGTCGAAGGCGATCGCGGACCAGTACATTCAGCACTCCGTGACCACCACCGCGGACGTCACCGTGAGCGGGCTGCTCGTTTCGGACACGCCCGCCGCGATCACGCTCCGCGACGCGAACGGTAAGGACACGACTGTTCTTAAAAAGGACATCGAGGGTCAGGTCCGCAAACTGAAGACCTCCATCATGCCCGAGGACATTGTCGCGGCGCTGAACGAGGACGAACTGGTGGACCTCGTCGCGTACCTCGAAACGCTGAAGACCGCGGCGCTCACGCCGGACAGCTTCCGGATCGTCGGGCCATTCCCTGCGAAGGGCATGGACGAGGCGCTCGACACGGAATACGGTCCGGAGAAGGGCGCGTTCGACCCGAAGGCCACGTTCCGGTTGCAACTCCCGAAGACGATCGGCGAGTTTGCTATTGGTGAGTGGAAGACCATTCGCCCGGACGGAAAGGGGTACTTCGACCTCGCCGCGAACCACGGCAGCGGCTCGACCAATTCGGCCTCGTACATGTACGTGGAGATCGAATCGCCGAGCGACCAGTCGGCGGAGATCCTGCTCGGGCCGGACGACGGCGCGCGGGTTTGGGTGAACGGCAAGGACGTGTTCGTTTCGCGCGAATCAAAGGCCGCGGCGCCGGAAGCGCAAAAGGTGCCCGTGAAACTCATCAAGGGAAAGAACACCGTGCTGCTCAAGATCGCGAATGGCAACAACCCGCACGGGTTCTATTTCAGCCTCACCTCGGCGGACGAAACGAAGGTCGTGCCGAAACCGTGA